A stretch of the Campylobacter sp. 19-13652 genome encodes the following:
- the hemW gene encoding radical SAM family heme chaperone HemW codes for MLLYIHIPFCESKCPYCAFGSLVGQKDKFKAYFKALIKDFDSFSKDLAGVKFETVFIGGGTPSVVDAALYEELFLKISPFLEKEAEITSEANPNSASFEWISKMKEFGLNRLSMGAQSFYNDKLKMLGRTHDKSAVFKAVEAAKKAGLKRISVDLIYGTALDNKERIKGEVAAIKSLNISHASAYTLTLEEGTPFQNRLELSKDDEALARLVKDELENVGLKRYEVSNFGDICRHNLGYWQGKEYLGIGAYSVGFLGGARLYAPKSLNQYLASPNSRQKEVLSSDDMVLERLFLGLRSCVGVEIKSLPNAWQEKAQTLINEKKLEQRGDKIYAKEYLLADELALYITL; via the coding sequence GTGCTACTTTACATACATATACCATTTTGCGAATCAAAATGCCCCTACTGCGCCTTTGGCTCACTGGTAGGGCAAAAGGATAAATTTAAAGCTTATTTTAAGGCATTAATCAAAGATTTCGATAGCTTTAGCAAGGATTTAGCAGGAGTTAAATTTGAAACCGTATTTATAGGTGGCGGAACGCCCAGTGTGGTGGATGCCGCACTTTATGAGGAGCTTTTTTTAAAGATTAGTCCGTTTTTGGAAAAAGAGGCAGAAATTACCTCTGAAGCTAATCCAAACTCCGCAAGCTTTGAGTGGATTAGCAAAATGAAGGAATTTGGACTAAATAGGCTAAGCATGGGCGCACAGAGCTTTTATAATGATAAGCTAAAAATGCTAGGACGCACACATGATAAAAGCGCAGTCTTTAAAGCGGTAGAGGCTGCAAAAAAAGCAGGACTTAAGCGCATTAGTGTGGATTTAATTTATGGCACAGCACTTGATAATAAAGAGCGCATAAAAGGCGAAGTAGCGGCCATAAAATCGCTTAACATAAGCCACGCCTCAGCCTATACCCTAACGCTTGAGGAGGGTACGCCATTTCAAAATAGATTGGAGCTTTCAAAAGATGACGAAGCCCTAGCAAGGCTAGTAAAAGATGAGCTAGAAAATGTGGGGCTTAAGCGCTATGAGGTGTCAAATTTTGGCGATATTTGCAGGCATAATCTAGGATACTGGCAGGGCAAGGAATATCTTGGAATTGGTGCTTATAGCGTGGGGTTTTTAGGGGGTGCTAGGCTTTATGCGCCAAAGAGCTTAAATCAGTATCTAGCCTCCCCAAACTCTAGGCAAAAAGAGGTGCTAAGCAGCGATGACATGGTGCTTGAGCGGCTATTTTTGGGGCTTAGAAGCTGCGTAGGTGTAGAGATAAAAAGCCTGCCAAACGCATGGCAAGAAAAGGCGCAAACACTAATAAATGAAAAAAAGCTCGAACAAAGGGGAGATAAAATTTACGCAAAAGAGTATCTTTTAGCCGATGAGTTAGCGCTTTACATCACGCTTTAA
- a CDS encoding bifunctional riboflavin kinase/FAD synthetase, with amino-acid sequence MSSIFTVSCEREASVDEVTQLAIGRFDGVHLGHKELISLLGKSGAVLLIDTHQSPYLTTIAERISLIEKSVYVLDINRIKDLDGGEFVAILQKEFKSLKQIVVGYDFRFGKSRTSGVNELMELFDGETLVVPEFRLDGFSVHSALIRSMLFRADVSEARRLLGRAYGVCADVIRGQGLGHKELFATINLSTSSYVLPKDGVYATRTILGTQYYDSVSFLGHRASTDGRYAFETHVLFRDLGEISGRVRVEFIKHIRDNFKFPSLAELKKQIELDIKTAGEILC; translated from the coding sequence ATGTCGAGTATTTTTACCGTTTCGTGCGAGCGTGAGGCTAGCGTAGATGAGGTTACGCAGCTTGCTATAGGTAGATTTGACGGGGTGCATTTAGGGCATAAAGAGCTTATCTCCCTCCTTGGCAAAAGTGGTGCCGTGCTACTTATTGACACGCATCAAAGCCCGTATTTAACGACCATAGCCGAGCGTATTAGTTTGATTGAAAAATCTGTTTATGTGCTTGATATTAATCGCATCAAGGATCTAGATGGGGGTGAGTTTGTCGCTATTTTGCAAAAGGAATTTAAAAGCTTAAAGCAGATAGTTGTAGGGTATGATTTTCGCTTTGGAAAGTCCAGGACTTCTGGCGTAAATGAGCTTATGGAGCTTTTTGATGGCGAGACTTTGGTTGTGCCTGAGTTTAGGCTGGATGGCTTTAGTGTGCATAGTGCGCTTATTCGCAGTATGCTGTTTCGAGCAGATGTAAGCGAGGCTAGGCGGCTTTTGGGTAGGGCTTATGGAGTGTGCGCTGATGTTATTAGGGGGCAGGGGCTAGGGCACAAGGAGCTTTTTGCTACTATAAATTTATCCACCAGTAGTTATGTCCTGCCAAAGGACGGAGTTTACGCTACTCGCACTATTTTAGGCACTCAGTACTATGATAGTGTGAGCTTTTTAGGGCATAGGGCTAGTACTGACGGCAGATATGCCTTTGAGACGCATGTGCTTTTTAGGGATTTGGGCGAGATTAGCGGTAGGGTTAGGGTGGAATTTATTAAACATATTCGAGATAATTTTAAATTCCCCAGCCTAGCCGAACTAAAAAAGCAGATAGAGCTTGATATAAAAACAGCAGGAGAGATACTTTGCTAA
- the folP gene encoding dihydropteroate synthase, with protein MKIYEINPKSDFDKLAGYIGASAAGAIIMHKKSEIKFILLKDIKAAAANILKQDALSVGADLLTHKDTILGGRDKFQAVLMATPAQLKILAKKESAQDFSLKELAKFLSASSYEPSGVSIMGVVNINEDSFNPASRKSGVAAIEKIEQMIKAGASYVDIGAVSSRPGSEYIGAEAEFARLKWLLDEIYRLKIYENVRLSLDSFDEHCLEYALDRGFSFINDISANENLAFLAAKYDVPLCIMHMQGNPKNMQDSPHYDDLLGEISDFFTAKIAAAKDRGAKKIVLDVGIGFGKTAEHNMLLIKHLSHFNRLGYPLLVGASRKSVINAFYKSDVKDRLAGSLFLHLMAAQNGAEIIRTHDVAEHAQLFALNDAYNDINLW; from the coding sequence ATGAAAATTTATGAGATAAATCCAAAAAGCGATTTTGATAAGCTTGCTGGCTATATAGGCGCAAGTGCGGCTGGAGCTATCATAATGCATAAAAAGTCTGAGATTAAATTTATCCTTTTAAAAGATATTAAAGCAGCTGCGGCAAATATTTTAAAGCAAGATGCCCTTAGCGTTGGGGCTGATTTGCTAACGCATAAAGATACGATTTTAGGCGGACGAGATAAATTTCAAGCCGTTTTGATGGCCACTCCAGCCCAGTTAAAGATACTGGCAAAAAAAGAGAGTGCACAAGACTTCTCGTTAAAAGAGCTGGCTAAATTTTTATCTGCTAGCTCATACGAGCCGTCTGGTGTTAGCATAATGGGCGTTGTAAATATAAACGAAGATAGCTTTAACCCAGCTAGTCGCAAAAGTGGCGTAGCTGCTATAGAAAAAATAGAGCAGATGATAAAGGCTGGTGCTAGCTATGTTGATATTGGGGCTGTTAGCTCAAGACCTGGCAGCGAGTATATCGGAGCTGAGGCGGAATTTGCTAGATTGAAGTGGCTTTTAGATGAGATTTATAGGCTAAAAATATATGAAAATGTGAGGCTAAGCCTTGATAGCTTTGATGAGCATTGCTTAGAGTATGCGCTTGATAGGGGTTTTAGCTTTATAAATGATATATCGGCTAATGAAAATTTGGCCTTTTTGGCCGCTAAATATGATGTGCCGCTTTGCATTATGCATATGCAGGGAAATCCTAAAAATATGCAAGATAGTCCGCACTATGATGATTTGCTAGGCGAGATTAGCGATTTTTTTACAGCTAAAATAGCGGCTGCTAAGGATAGGGGGGCAAAAAAGATAGTCCTTGATGTCGGCATAGGTTTTGGCAAGACCGCCGAGCATAATATGCTTTTAATAAAGCATTTATCCCACTTTAACAGGCTGGGCTATCCGCTTTTAGTGGGGGCTAGCAGAAAGTCGGTGATAAACGCATTTTATAAAAGCGATGTAAAAGATAGGCTAGCTGGGTCGCTTTTTTTACACCTGATGGCTGCACAAAACGGCGCTGAAATAATAAGAACTCACGACGTGGCAGAGCACGCTCAGCTTTTTGCGCTAAATGACGCTTATAATGATATAAATTTATGGTAA
- a CDS encoding HobA family DNA replication regulator, whose product MQDFRSWSLAAIRDEGVGMSWMEQRLSEWAPLLATRLSYLLQGRAFIIITDREREWFEKYFLSHINPLPATRPMLPFFSLRALYPRFDEISVKEQSDLLEDMLSITFANGFVYFYIGKSSDTRAALAKSSDMSYMWLFDEQSQNGFYLNSSDERLDNKLVSLFKLFSKSVDAVLLAKASV is encoded by the coding sequence ATGCAGGATTTTAGGAGCTGGAGCCTAGCTGCTATACGTGATGAGGGTGTGGGCATGAGCTGGATGGAGCAGCGTCTAAGCGAGTGGGCGCCGCTGCTGGCTACTAGGCTGTCGTATCTTTTGCAAGGGCGAGCATTTATCATCATCACAGATAGGGAGCGGGAGTGGTTTGAGAAGTATTTTCTATCTCATATAAATCCCCTGCCAGCCACACGTCCGATGTTGCCGTTTTTTTCCTTGCGAGCGCTATATCCTCGCTTTGATGAGATAAGTGTAAAGGAACAATCAGACCTGCTTGAGGATATGCTTAGCATTACTTTTGCAAACGGCTTTGTCTATTTTTACATAGGCAAAAGCTCTGATACTAGGGCGGCACTGGCTAAGTCAAGTGACATGAGCTACATGTGGCTATTTGATGAGCAGTCTCAAAATGGCTTTTATCTAAATAGCTCTGATGAGAGGCTTGATAATAAGCTTGTCTCTTTATTTAAGCTTTTTAGCAAAAGCGTGGATGCGGTGCTTTTAGCAAAGGCGAGTGTTTGA
- a CDS encoding DNA polymerase III subunit delta', translated as MSSCIIISGDFNALKDELIAKYGINSLRFFETDELLVDDARAIISEAYIAEVSQKFIVVLAGAYSSAAQNALLKIIEEPPKNIVFILAASAKSLFLPTIRSRLPVLTKDSANTQRYELDLNLQTLTLKSMLEFLDKIEAGERVGEIAKNDLKAVISAIIDEAIRIGMRFSLDEYEYFYKLISLADLNAKSHALLTPLLLLILHKGRR; from the coding sequence TTGAGCTCTTGCATTATTATTAGCGGCGATTTTAATGCCCTAAAAGATGAGCTAATAGCCAAATACGGCATAAATTCACTAAGATTTTTTGAAACAGATGAGCTTTTAGTAGATGACGCTAGAGCCATTATTTCAGAGGCTTATATAGCTGAGGTTAGCCAAAAATTTATCGTAGTGCTTGCTGGCGCTTACTCAAGTGCGGCTCAAAATGCACTTTTAAAAATCATCGAAGAACCGCCTAAAAATATCGTTTTTATCTTAGCTGCCTCCGCTAAAAGCCTTTTTTTACCAACTATTCGCTCAAGGCTTCCTGTTCTTACAAAAGATAGTGCAAATACTCAAAGATACGAGCTGGATTTAAATTTACAAACCCTCACTCTAAAAAGTATGCTTGAGTTTTTAGACAAGATAGAGGCTGGCGAAAGGGTAGGAGAGATTGCAAAAAACGACCTAAAAGCGGTAATTTCAGCTATTATTGATGAGGCAATCAGGATTGGAATGCGATTTAGCTTAGATGAGTATGAGTATTTTTACAAGCTAATATCACTAGCTGATTTAAATGCTAAATCCCACGCTCTTTTGACCCCGCTTTTGCTCTTAATCTTACACAAAGGACGCAGATGA
- a CDS encoding TlyA family RNA methyltransferase — translation MRADRLVSERLGISRNQASELIALGGVLADKAIIAKSSQILRDDAHIEQLGDVYVGRAALKLKTYLASSGFSVAGLSVLDVGCSTGGFMQVLLSSGVASVLGVDVGQGQISPLILQDTRARVFEQTDIRGFKSDDKFDLITCDVSFISLKLILEALCKNAKVGASIILLFKPQFEVGKEARRSKKGVVLDKKAILSAQKSFELEAARLNLVLADTRECGILGKEGNVEYFYRFVRA, via the coding sequence GTGAGGGCTGATAGGCTAGTAAGCGAACGACTTGGCATAAGCCGAAATCAAGCAAGCGAGCTTATCGCGCTTGGCGGTGTGCTAGCAGATAAAGCCATCATAGCAAAAAGCAGTCAAATTTTACGCGATGATGCGCACATAGAGCAGCTTGGCGATGTGTATGTGGGGCGCGCAGCCTTAAAACTAAAGACATATCTAGCCTCGAGCGGCTTTAGCGTAGCTGGACTTAGCGTACTTGATGTTGGGTGTAGTACGGGAGGCTTTATGCAGGTGCTTTTATCTAGTGGTGTAGCAAGTGTCCTTGGAGTTGATGTGGGGCAGGGGCAGATTTCGCCTTTGATTTTGCAAGATACGCGCGCAAGGGTTTTTGAACAGACTGACATAAGGGGCTTTAAAAGTGATGATAAATTTGATCTAATCACCTGTGATGTATCTTTTATCTCGCTTAAGCTTATTCTTGAAGCACTTTGTAAAAACGCAAAAGTAGGCGCTAGTATTATTTTGCTTTTTAAGCCGCAGTTTGAGGTCGGCAAGGAGGCAAGGCGTAGTAAAAAGGGTGTGGTACTGGATAAAAAGGCGATTTTAAGTGCGCAAAAATCCTTTGAGCTAGAGGCGGCTAGGCTAAATTTAGTACTAGCTGATACTAGGGAGTGTGGGATACTTGGAAAGGAGGGGAATGTCGAGTATTTTTACCGTTTCGTGCGAGCGTGA
- a CDS encoding RNA pyrophosphohydrolase, producing MQKKYRPNVAAVVLSSAYPFKCEVFLARRIDLKDVWQFPQGGIDAGESELEALKRELREEIGTDDVEVLGEYPQWLSYDFPAGASSKKTYNYDGQTQKYFLVRLRPSAKIVLGTHEAEFSEYKFVNANSVLDSINHFKKPIYAKVLSYFKEKGYI from the coding sequence ATGCAAAAAAAGTACAGACCAAATGTGGCGGCCGTCGTGCTAAGTAGCGCATATCCGTTTAAATGTGAGGTCTTTTTGGCTCGTAGGATTGACTTAAAGGACGTCTGGCAGTTTCCTCAAGGTGGCATTGATGCTGGAGAGAGTGAGCTTGAGGCTCTTAAGCGCGAGCTAAGAGAGGAGATAGGCACCGATGATGTAGAGGTGCTTGGCGAGTATCCTCAGTGGCTTAGCTATGATTTTCCAGCTGGGGCGAGCAGTAAAAAGACTTATAATTATGACGGACAGACGCAGAAGTATTTTTTAGTGCGTCTTAGACCGAGTGCAAAGATAGTGCTAGGTACGCATGAGGCTGAGTTTAGTGAGTATAAATTTGTAAATGCAAATAGCGTGCTTGATAGTATAAATCACTTTAAAAAGCCGATTTATGCGAAGGTTTTAAGCTACTTTAAAGAGAAAGGATATATCTAA
- a CDS encoding aspartate kinase, which produces MLIVQKYGGTSVGTLERIEAVADRVARAKKDGNDIVVVVSAMSGVTNQLVEYGEHFSKVPNAVAMDMLLSSGEQVTTALLTIALNEKGIETVGLTGAMAKIYTDSVHTKARIEEIDTSRIKSELERGRVVVVAGFQGVDENGDITTLGRGGSDLSAVAVAGALKADLCEIYTDVDGVYTTDPRIEKKAKKLERISYEEMLELASAGAKVLQNRSVELAKKLNVKLVTRSSFNDNEGTLITGEDNIMEAVLVSGIALDKNQARVTLRGVVDKPGIAAEIFTTLAKENVNVDMIIQNVGHDGTTNLGFTVPQNELEIARRAMDKLQAAKHIEFNDAIVKVSVVGVGMKSHSGVACLAFETLAREGINIQMISTSEIKLSMIVDQKYGELAVRVLHDAYKLDA; this is translated from the coding sequence ATGCTAATAGTGCAAAAATATGGCGGCACTAGTGTGGGTACGCTAGAGCGTATCGAAGCCGTGGCAGATAGAGTCGCAAGAGCTAAAAAAGATGGAAATGATATAGTCGTGGTAGTCTCTGCTATGAGTGGGGTTACAAACCAGCTTGTAGAGTACGGTGAGCATTTTAGCAAGGTGCCAAATGCAGTAGCTATGGATATGCTTTTAAGCTCTGGAGAGCAGGTTACTACGGCGCTTCTTACAATCGCACTAAATGAAAAAGGCATAGAAACCGTGGGGCTAACTGGCGCTATGGCAAAAATTTATACCGATAGTGTACACACTAAAGCGCGCATAGAGGAGATTGACACCTCTAGGATAAAAAGCGAGCTTGAGAGAGGCAGAGTAGTAGTCGTAGCTGGCTTTCAGGGCGTAGATGAAAATGGAGACATAACTACGCTTGGCAGGGGTGGGAGCGACCTATCTGCTGTGGCGGTAGCTGGGGCGTTAAAGGCGGATTTGTGTGAAATTTATACTGACGTTGATGGAGTTTATACCACAGACCCACGCATAGAGAAAAAGGCAAAAAAGCTAGAGCGAATAAGCTATGAGGAGATGCTAGAGCTTGCAAGCGCAGGGGCAAAAGTCCTGCAAAATCGCTCAGTCGAGCTAGCTAAAAAGCTAAATGTAAAGCTAGTAACTAGAAGCAGCTTTAACGATAATGAAGGTACATTAATAACAGGAGAGGATAATATAATGGAAGCAGTTTTAGTAAGCGGCATAGCATTGGATAAAAATCAAGCGCGCGTTACACTTAGGGGCGTAGTAGATAAGCCTGGTATCGCGGCTGAGATATTTACCACTCTAGCAAAAGAGAATGTAAACGTAGATATGATAATCCAAAACGTCGGACACGACGGTACTACAAATCTAGGCTTTACAGTGCCTCAAAATGAGCTAGAAATCGCAAGACGCGCTATGGATAAGCTTCAGGCTGCTAAACATATCGAATTTAACGACGCTATCGTAAAAGTTTCAGTCGTTGGCGTAGGCATGAAAAGCCACAGTGGCGTGGCATGTCTAGCGTTTGAGACGCTAGCGCGTGAAGGCATAAATATACAGATGATCTCAACTAGCGAAATAAAACTATCCATGATAGTAGATCAAAAGTACGGCGAGCTTGCGGTGAGGGTGCTTCACGACGCTTATAAGCTCGACGCTTAG
- the ligA gene encoding NAD-dependent DNA ligase LigA, with amino-acid sequence MTQKEYENAVSTLNLWAKAYYTDDAPLASDEEYDRLYHDVLSYEEQNPDRALSFSPTKRVGGALSEGFSKAAHIKRMWSMEDIFSKDELNAWLERGDKFNASFVAEPKFDGASLNLLYENGVLVRALTRGDGVVGEDVTQNAKTIKSIPLTIEYKGLIEIRGEVVIKKSDFETINKKRIESGEPPLANPRNAASGSLRQLDSAITASRRLLFIPWGVGEHILPYKKHSEIMDFVRSLGFFRDKFFKICNGESEINAAYDELLKERNEREVLMDGMVVRVDDSAFCAGLGYTVKFPKFMVAFKFPAIEKVTRLIDVALQVGRSGVVTPVGVLEPVDIDGANVKSATLHNFDEIARLGLMKGDYVSIIRSGDVIPKITGVFKDRRDGSESEIIRPSHCPECGSHLLDEGVFIKCQNLSCQARVINSIIYYASKKCLNIDGLGDAIVKQLFEAGLIRGIADIYRLKFDDVMALEGFKEKKANNLLNAIDASRGAPLWRFIAGLGCEHIGEVAAKKIEATFGLEWLGAKFDEIILIEGFGEQMSSALVEFIKINGEAIAELLDEVRPSVSAGESRHSLAFSGKSIVITGTLSRPRDEIKAELEGLGAKVVGSVSKKTDYLLAGEAAGSKLEKANELGVKVIDEAEYERLKGEG; translated from the coding sequence ATGACACAAAAAGAGTATGAAAACGCAGTATCGACGCTAAATTTATGGGCAAAGGCGTATTATACAGACGATGCGCCATTAGCAAGCGATGAGGAGTATGATAGGCTTTATCATGATGTTTTAAGCTATGAGGAGCAAAATCCAGACAGGGCGCTTTCTTTTTCGCCTACTAAGCGAGTCGGCGGCGCACTAAGCGAGGGCTTTAGCAAGGCAGCGCATATAAAGCGTATGTGGAGTATGGAGGATATTTTTAGCAAAGATGAGCTTAATGCGTGGCTAGAGCGTGGGGATAAATTTAACGCAAGCTTTGTCGCTGAGCCTAAATTTGACGGAGCTAGCCTAAATTTGCTTTATGAAAATGGCGTTTTAGTTAGGGCCTTAACTCGTGGGGATGGCGTCGTTGGCGAGGACGTAACGCAAAATGCAAAGACGATTAAATCAATCCCCCTAACGATAGAGTACAAGGGGCTTATTGAAATTCGTGGCGAGGTCGTCATTAAAAAAAGCGACTTTGAAACCATAAACAAAAAGCGTATAGAGAGTGGCGAGCCTCCGCTGGCAAACCCTAGAAACGCCGCAAGCGGTAGCCTAAGACAGCTTGATAGCGCCATAACTGCAAGCAGGCGGCTGTTATTTATCCCGTGGGGTGTGGGCGAGCATATCCTGCCTTATAAAAAGCATAGCGAGATTATGGATTTTGTGCGTTCTCTTGGCTTTTTTAGGGATAAATTTTTTAAAATTTGCAATGGCGAGAGTGAGATAAATGCGGCCTATGATGAGCTTTTAAAAGAGCGTAATGAGCGCGAGGTGCTAATGGATGGCATGGTGGTGCGTGTTGATGATTCGGCATTTTGCGCTGGGCTTGGCTATACCGTTAAGTTTCCTAAATTTATGGTGGCTTTTAAATTCCCAGCTATCGAGAAAGTTACTAGGCTGATTGATGTGGCTTTGCAGGTGGGGCGAAGCGGTGTGGTTACGCCTGTTGGGGTGCTAGAGCCTGTGGATATAGACGGCGCAAATGTAAAATCAGCCACTTTGCATAACTTTGACGAGATAGCGCGCCTTGGGCTTATGAAAGGAGATTACGTCAGTATTATCCGCTCTGGAGATGTCATACCAAAGATAACAGGTGTGTTTAAAGATCGCAGAGACGGCAGCGAGAGCGAGATAATCCGCCCTAGCCACTGCCCAGAGTGTGGGTCGCATTTGCTTGATGAAGGGGTGTTTATAAAATGTCAAAATTTAAGCTGCCAAGCGCGCGTGATAAACTCGATAATCTATTACGCATCTAAAAAATGCCTAAACATTGATGGGCTTGGCGATGCTATTGTAAAGCAGCTATTTGAGGCTGGGCTTATTAGGGGGATTGCGGATATTTATAGGCTTAAATTTGATGATGTTATGGCTCTTGAAGGCTTTAAAGAGAAAAAGGCAAATAATCTTTTAAACGCTATTGACGCTAGCCGTGGCGCACCGCTTTGGCGCTTTATTGCTGGGCTTGGCTGCGAGCATATAGGTGAAGTAGCAGCTAAAAAGATAGAAGCGACATTTGGGCTAGAGTGGCTGGGGGCTAAATTTGATGAGATTATTTTAATTGAGGGCTTTGGCGAGCAGATGAGTAGCGCTTTGGTTGAGTTTATCAAAATAAATGGCGAGGCGATAGCTGAGCTTTTAGATGAGGTGCGCCCTAGCGTTAGTGCTGGCGAAAGCAGGCACAGCCTTGCATTTAGTGGCAAAAGCATAGTCATCACTGGCACTCTAAGCCGCCCCAGAGATGAGATAAAGGCCGAGCTTGAGGGCTTGGGCGCAAAGGTAGTAGGCTCTGTAAGTAAGAAAACGGACTATCTCCTAGCTGGAGAGGCAGCTGGGAGCAAGCTAGAAAAGGCAAATGAGCTAGGCGTAAAAGTCATAGACGAAGCAGAATATGAGAGGCTAAAGGGTGAGGGCTGA